GGCGATTTATCCGATGACGGTTCAGCTTAATAATATCGTGAACTCCGTCCAAGGTGTGAAGGAATATAACGTCAATATGGCGGCAACCCTTCTGACCGGTCTCGTTCCCCTCATTCTCTACTTTGCTTCTGGCAAGCTCTTCGTACGCGGCATTGCTGCTGGTGCGGTGAAAGGCTAAATCATGACAAGCGTATCTATCAAAAACCTCGACCTAAACTTTGGTGCCGTTAAGGTTCTCAAAGACCTAAATCTGGATATTCCAGAGGGCGAATTTCTTGTTCTCCTTGGGTCATCTGGCTGTGGAAAATCCACATTGCTCAACTGTATTGCGGGTCTTTTGGATGTCTCGGGTGGGCAAATTCACATCAATGGTGAAAACGTCACTTGGGCCCAACCCAACGAGCGCGGCATCGGCATGGTGTTTCAATCCTACGCGCTTTACCCACAGATGACAGTCGAAGGAAACCTCTCATTTGGCCTTAAAAACGCCAAGGTTCCCAAGGCCGAAATCGCCAAACGGGTCGCGCATGCCGCAGAAGTTTTACAAATTGAACCCCTGCTCAAGCGCAAACCCGCGGCCCTGTCTGGCGGGCAACGTCAACGTGTTGCCATTGGCCGCGCCCTCGTGCGCGACGTGGATGTCTTCCTATTTGACGAGCCACTGTCAAACCTCGATGCACAACTTCGCGCTGATCTGCGGGTTGAAATCAAACGCCTGCACCACCAACTCAAAAATACCATGATCTACGTGACCCACGATCAGGTCGAGGCCATGACCCTCGCGGATCGCATTGCCATCATGAAAGGCGGATTAATCTACCAGCTCGACAGTCCCGACGTGATTTACAACAAGCCTTGCAACAAATACGTCGCAGAGTTTATCGGCTCCCCCTCCATGAACTTCTTTGAAGGCGAAATCACGACGGACGGTGCCCCGATGTTCGTGACGGCTGGCCACTCGATCCCGATCTCAAATTACGAGTTCATCTCCAAGCCCGCCGCAGGCAAAGGCTGGATGGGCATTCGACCCGAACACATTGTGACCGGAGAGGCCGTCGATGCTGCGGATTTCGCCTTGGACACCACCGTTGAGCTTGTTGAACCCATGGGAAGCGACACCATTGTTTGGTGTGAAATCATGGGGGTGCGCATTCGTCTTCGCATGGATGGGCAATCGAAGGTCCGCGACGATGATAAGATACGCATTGGCTTTGACGCAGCCCGACTCTCTCTTTTTGAAAAAACCACTGAAAACAGGATTTAATCCCTATGACCGCTTCTTTTCAGCTTTATAGCGCCCGCAATTTCACCCCATGGGACGACGTTTTCGCAACGATTTCATCCCTTGGATATACGGGCGTTGAGGGCTACGGCGCCCTTTACGTTGACACCGCCAAAGTACGGGCCGCAATGGATGCCACGGGCCTTTCCATGCCAACCGCCCACGTTGGTATCTTCGATACCGAGGACAATTTTGAAGATGTTGTGGCAACGGCAAAAGCCCTCGGGATCACGTCAATTTTCGGCCCACACATCGTTGAGGAAGATCGGCCAACAGACAAAGCTGGATGGAAGGCCTTCGCAGCCCGTCTTCAAGCGATCAGCAATGCACTTGCCGCACACGGCATTTCCTATGGCTGGCACAACCACGACTTTGAATTTGTTGCCTGTGACGACGGCTCCATTCCAATGGAAACCCTGCTTGAAGCTGCCCCTGGATTGATGTGGGAAGCCGACATCGCGTGGATCGTGCGAGGCGGTGGCGATCCCATTGCATGGATCGAGAAGTACGGCGACCGCATCACCGCCGTCCACGTCAAAGACATCGCGCCCGTTGGCGAGAACGCAGACGAGGATGGTTGGGCAGACGTCGGTGAAGGCACCATGGATTGGGCAGGCATCCTCGCCGCCGTCCGTAGCAAAACACCCGCGAAACACTTCGTTATGGAGCACGACAACCCAAGCGATATCAATCGCTTCGCGACACGTTCCATCAACAACTACAAAAACCTTTAAGGTAATAAAATGACCAAAAAACTTGGAATCGGTATTATTGGCGCGGGGAATATCTCCGCGGCCTACCTGCGGCTTGCGCCGATGTTTAAAGGCATCGAAATGCGGGCCGTCGCAGATTTGAACATGAAAGCCGCCCAAAGCCGCGCCACAGAATTCGGCGTCCGCGCTGAGACCGTTGAGGGCTTACTGGCTTCTGATGACATAGATATCGTCGTCAACCTGACAATCCCTGCGGCGCATTTTGCGGTGTCCAAAAGCATTCTCAACGCGGGTAAACACGTCTACTCGGAAAAACCTTTCGTGCTCACCCTCCAAGAGGGCGCAGAAATTGCGGCTTTGGCGGCGGAAAAGGGTCTGCGCGTCGGCTCTGCTCCGGATACGTTTATGGGCTCCTCGCACCAGCATGTGCGCGCAATGATTGACGACGGTACATTGGGAAAAATCACCTCTGGCACGGCCTTCGTTATGGGGCATGGCATGGAGCATTGGCATCCAAACCCCGATTTCTTTTATCAGCCGGGTGCCGGACCCGTGCTCGATATTGGCCCCTATTATGTGACCAACCTCGTACAGCTCCTTGGCCCAGTGGCTCGTGTTGCGGCACTGACATCAACGCCTTCATCCGAGCGCCTGATTACATCCGAGCCACGCAATGGCGAAACGATTCCAGTGGGTACACCAACAACCATCCACGCCCTGCTTGAGTTCAAATCAGGGGCCGTAATTTCGATGGTCACCAGCTGGGACGTTTGGCAACACGACCATTCCAACATGGAACTTTATGGCCAAGAAGGCACAGTACATGTGCCCGACCCAAACTTCTTTGGCGGCGATATTCGCATCACCAAACGGGCCGATTTTGTGGATCTTCCGAGTGGATGGGATCACCCTTTCTCGGTTCCAAACGACGGCGAACACGCAAACTATCGCGCGGCGGGTCTGTCCGATATGGCCATCGCAATTTCCGAGGGTCGGCCACATCGCTGTTCCTCCGAGCTTGCGCTCCATGTCGTCGAAGTTATGACGAGCATTCTGGCCGCAGGCGAAGCGCGCAGTTTTGTTGAAATGACAACAACCTGCAAACGCCCCGCCCCCATTGGCCCAAAAGAAGCCCGCGCGCTTCTCTCCTAAAACAACGAGGGCGTCGCACAGCATGTACTCGGCGCCCTTTTCACGTTCTAAACGCGGCCAGAATCCAACCGCCAAACAAACCCCGACGTCCCCACCTCGGGATAGTAATCGCGCACCAGTGGATCATGCCCAGGGATAACCCGCGTTTTTTCACCCGCCGCCAAGGCCGTGATTTTGTCAAAGCCCATCACCATATCCTCGACGTCCACGACGATCGGAAACGGCTTACGGTCTAAATAATTCTCATAGTAATGCGAGGCATCCGATGCCAAACACAGCGGGCCGTTCTCGGTCTCGACCCGAACCGCTTGTAAGCCGCGCGAATGCCCACCAATCCGGTGCACCGTGATCCCCGAAGCAACCTCGCCATCACCTTTATGAAACACAACGCGCCCCGAAAAAACGTGGCGCACCATGTCGCAAACATGCTCGGCAGTATAGGGCATTTGCAACGTTGGATCACACATACATGGCCCCGTGGCGAACCCCATTTCGATCTCTTGCAAATGGAATTGAGCATTCGGATAACGGTCCAACCCTCCCGCATGGTCATAGTGAAGATGGGTGATGATGACCGTGTCGATACTCTCGGCGGAAACATTCAACGCCTCAAGCGCAAGCGCCGGATCACGCAGGATCGGACGGTCACGGCGCTTTCCCTCGGCCTCATCATACCCCGTATCAACCAAAATATTGCGCACGCCATCCGTCAAAAGCCACACGAAATAGTCCATCCCATGTTGCGCCGCAGGGTGATCGTCGAAAATAAAGCTATCCGCCCGTGTTCGCGTGTTCCTCTCAGCGTATTTTATCGCGAAGACATTCCATTTGGTGCTCATTTCGGCCTCATTTCCCGCTTTTAAACTTTAAAAAGTTTCACATTTTTCAGTTTACCCAATTGATAATCTTGTGCAATCGTATTAATGAGTTTATTAATGTATTTATTAGCAAATCCGTAAAGCGGGTAAACACCGTTAAACCCAAAGGACGAACATGGCGCATATTCCAACAATTTCTCTGATTAAAGGCGATGGTATTGGCGTGGACGTCGCGGAATCGGCTTTTGCGGTTATGGATGCGGCGCTCCTTCGTTGCGGGGCGGTTGCGCCCAAGGTGCAAGAAATTGCGGCTGGTGCAGGATACTTTGCGCAAACTGGTTTGGATATCGAACCCGGAGGGGAAGAAAAAGCTGGCGAGGCTGATGCAATTTTTCTTGGCGCCATTGGCCTTCCCTCCATCCGCCAAGAAGACGGAACAGAGGTCTCGCCGCATTTGCGCTTGCGGGACCGGTATCAACTTTACGCAGGTGTGCGCCCCATTAAGGCCTATCCGAACGCCCCCCAGCGCCTCGCAGACCCCCGCGCAGCTGGTATCGATATGATCATTTTGCGCGAAAGCACCGAAGGGTTGTTTTACTCCGCTGCCGTCCACAAACGGGCCGAAATCATCCCAAACGTCGAAGTGCGCGACATCATGCGGATCACACGGGCAACGACGGAAAAGCTGCATGAATTTGGATTCAAGCTGGCTGAAAAGCGGCGAGCGCGTGGAAAATCGGGAAATCTAACCTGCGTGGATAAGGCGAACGTCTTCACCAGCCAAGCATTTTTCCGTCAGATTTTCGATGAAACCAAGGTTCGCTATCCAGATGTGAATGTCTCCTACAACTATGTTGACGCGATGGCGCTTGACCTTGTGCGCCAACCTTGGAACTTTGACGTCATGGTGATGGAAAACATGTTTGGCGATATTCTGAGCGACCTCGCTGGTGGCCTCGTTGGCGGCATGGGCATGGCGTCTTGTGGGGAAATCGGTGAAACCATTGGCCTGTTCCAACCCGCGCACGGCTCGGCACCTGACATCATGGGGCAGGATAAAGCAAACCCTCTTGCGGCGATCCTGTCGGCGGGCCTGATGTTGGACTATATCGCGACCAAAACCCAAGCCGAAAACTATGAAGCAGCAGGCGCCCTAATCGACGCCGCAGTGGACGCGGGCTTTGCCCAAAACCGCCTGCGCCCGATGGAGTTTGGGGGCGACATGGGCACCATCGCAGTCACTGAAGAACTTATCAAAATTATCGGTGAATTGCCCAAATGACAAACCTGCGCGTCGGGGTTGTGGGCCTCGGATATTTTAGCCAGTTTCACCTAGACGCATGGCGTGACATCCCCTCCACGACCCTCGCGGGCGTCTTTGATCTCGACTCCGCTCGAACTCAAGAAATTGCCGCAAAGTACGGCGTTTCTGGCGCTCGGTCAGCTGCGGAATTGGCAGGCCAAGACCTCGATATCGTCGATCTGGTTGCGCCACCTCCGGCACACAAAGCGCTGGTTGAGCAATTCGCAAAATCTGGCCGCATCCTGATTTGCCAGAAGCCCTTTTGCACGTCATATGAAGAGGCAAAGGCCGTGTGCGAGTTTGCGAAATCCCGTGATTGTACATTGATTATACACGAAAATTTCCGTTTCCAACCGTGGCACCGCGCGATCAAAACGGCCTTGGATACGGGGCTCCTTGGTGAAATTTATCAGGCGCGCTTTGCCCTTCGGCCCGGTGATGGACGTGGGCCTGATGCCTATCTTTCCCGCCAGCCCGCGTTTCAGAGTATGCCGCGATTGCTCATCCATGAAACAGGTGTCCATTTTGTCGACCTGTTTCAGTATTTCTTTGGCCCGATCTCCTCGATTTATGCCGATTTGGTGCGGCTGAACCCCGCGATAAAAGGCGAAGATGCAGGCATTTTGATCGCCCACCACGAAAACGGAACACGCGCCGTATTTGACGGAAATCGCCTCATGGATCACGCAACGGATTCACCAAGGCGCACCATGGGAGAAATGGAAATCGAGGGCGAAAAAGGAACCCTGCGCCTCTCTGGTATGGGGGAGATTTCCTTTCGTGCTTTTGGCGAGAACGAGGCCGTTAATATTGCCGTCACCGCCCCTGTTGACGAAGCACGTTTTGGCGGCGGGTGCGTTCAGGCCCTCTGTGAGCACATCGTAGAAGCCCGCGCGGGTCGAGTGCCTTTCGAGAATACCGCCGAAGACTATTTAAGCGTCATACTTGCGACACAAGCGGCCTATAGGTCCGCCGAAACAGGTCAGAAACAATCCCTTTAGGAGGCTTATATGTTTGCCGTAACCGTATCTTTTACCGTCGCCGACGAGTTCGTAAATGACTTCGCCGCGCTCATCGAACACAACGCCGCAGCGTCTGTAAGGGACGAGGTAGCTTGCCAGCACTTTGACGTCTGCACAGACCCGTCAAATACGTCCCTCTTCTTCCTGTATGAAGTTTATGATGATGCCGCGGGTTTTGACGTGCACCTCGCCAGCGCACATTTCAAGGCCTTCAGCCAAGCCAGCGCGCATATGGTTGTGGCCAAAAACATTACCACTTTCCAAAAAGTAACGGCGGCCCACGCATAGCAGGCCGCCGTAAAACAATAGCGTTTTGGATTAAGCTTCGGCTTTCTCATGGGGATGTTTGCCTAGAATAATCATCCCAAGCAGATCTTCATCGGTTACGCTATCCACATCCACGGTGCCAACAAGTTTCCCGTGCTGCATAACGCTTGCACGATCACAGAGTTGCATCACATCGTGGATGTCGTGGCTAATCAGAAAAATCCCGATGCCTTCGGACTTGAGCTGCTGGATAAGCTCGGCAACCATTTTGGTTTCTTGTGGTCCAAGAGCAGCAGTTGGCTCATCCATAATTAGGATACGCGCGTTGAAATACACAGCGCGCGCAATCGCAACAGACTGGCGTTGCCCACCTGAGAGCGCGGACACAGGGCTGTCGAACTTGGCGAAATTCGGGTTCAAGCGCGACATGATCTTGCGTGTCTCGGCTTCCATGTGGTCATCGTCGACCGTGCCGAAAGCAGTGACCAATTCGCGGCCCAAGAACAAGTTGGACGCCGCATCGAGATTATCCGCCAGCGCGAGCGTCTGGTAGATCGTTTCGATGTTATAGTGGCGTGCATCGCGAGGATTGTTGATCGTCGCCTTTTTGCCCTCGACCCAAATTTCTCCCGAATTGGCGTGATATGCGCCCGAGAGAATTTTGATCAAAGTCGACTTGCCCGCGCCATTGTGCCCCAAAAGGCCCACAACTTCGCCTGGGTAGAGATCGACCGAAACATCATCAACCGCTTTGACACCGCCAAAGGAAATCGAGATGTTCTTCATCTCTACGAGAGGTGTTTTATCTGTCATTTTCTGGTTCCTCCCTTAAACGCCGACTTTACGACGATATACGATGTCCACATACACAGCTAACACGAGAACAAAGCCTACGACCATGTTTTGCAACGGTGCATCGACGCCAACGGACGCCATGCCCGATTGCAGTGTTTGCATAATCGCGGCCCCGATGACGGCGCCGTAAATCGTTCCGAAACCACCTGCGAGTGCTGTGCCGCCAATAACGGCCGCCGCGATAACGCGCAATTCGTCCAGCGTTCCTAGCCCGACATCAACCGATCCAAGCCGCGCCGAAGCAACCACCGCAGACAAGCCAGTCAGCGCGCCCATGAGCGCAAAAACTTTGACTGTCAGCATGCGTGTATTGATCCCAGAAAGCTCTGCCGCTTCCGGATTGCCACCGGTTGCATAGACATAGCGGCCAAAACGTGTGCGTTTTGAAATAAACGTCATGCCGACCGTTACCAACAAAAGGATGACGACTGGAATTGCGACACCGTGGTTGAGCGACAATGTATCCGTCAACACCAGCCCACGTTGTTCAGCGACCCGTTCCCGCGCACCTCCAGCGATTTCATAAGAGTTCAGTGCCCAGACAAAACCCAAAGTTAGCCCCACCGCGATTGCGATAAGTGTCCCTTCGGCCCATGCTGGCTTGACGACAAATCCATGGTTCGATTTGCGACGACGGCTCATAAGGATCATGGCAACAGCAACGAAAGACGCGAAAAGACCGAAGCCCCAACTTAGCTTCTCGCCCAATGTCCCATCCGCACCCCCGCCAAGAAGCTTGAATGTAGGGTCAAGTGGCGCAACAGTTTGCCCCTGCGTAACCCACCACATCGCACCGCGAAAAATGAGCAACCCACCGAGTGTGACGATAAAGGCGGGTACGGTCAGATAACCAACGACCCAGCCTTGGATGCCGCCAATAACCAGCCCCATAAGAACCGCAGCAACAACCGCAATCACCCAAATGGACCCATTCCCAAGGCCCAAATACTCGGGCAACACGTGCACTTGAAGGGCGGCAACGGTCATACCGATAAAGCCAAGCATCGAACCGACCGAAAGGTCGATATTGCGCGTCACGATTACGAAAACCATACCGGTGGCCATGATGGCGACCGACGACGTTTGGACCGAAATATTGAACAAGTTGCGCGGCGTTAAAAACCGTCCGCCGGTCCACAAGTCAAAAACCACCCAAAGAACAACAAGCGCACCAATCATCCCTAGCAGGCGAGGATCGAGTCCCACGTTGTTCACGAATTTTTTCGCTGAATCTTTCATATATTGCGCCTCTCCCGAGCGACAAACGACCTATCTATCGCAAAATGTTGTGTATCCCGTGCTTGGGACCACAATATCAGATAAATGCGATGTTAGGAAAATTTATTGAATGTTCCCCCGACCAGAATGGCCAGGGGAACGGATTATCTTAGTTACAGGCTGCGAGTTCAGAACCGGCGCAGAGGGCTTCTTTAGAAATCCAACCAGCGTCCAAAACGACACTGATGTTGTCAGCAGTCACAGGCACTGGTGAAAGGAATTTTGCTTTCAGTGTCGTACCTGACGGCGAAGTCCAATCAGCGGAACCATCGATCATCGCCATATTGTCTTCGGCAAGAGCAACAGCGATTTCAGCTGCAGCTTTACCAAGTTCACGTGCATCTTTCCAAACGGAAACTGTTTGAGTGCCCATCGCAACGCGGTTCAGAGCAGCGTGGTCACCGTCTTGGCCGGACACGGGAATACCTTGCATACCCTGCGCAGTCAAAGCAGCAACAACACCGCCAGCGGTACCGTCGTTAGAAGCAATAACAGCGTCAACTTTGTTGTCGTTTGCTGTTAGGATTTGCTCCATGTTGCGTTGTGCGTTCGCAGGAACCCAGCCATCAGTGTAAGCTTCACCAACGATTGTGATGTCGCCAGCGTCAACTGCTGCTTGGATGATCTCTTGCTGGCCGCCACGAAGGAAGTCTGCGTTCGGATCAGTTGGCGAACCTTTGATCATAACGTAGTTGCCTTTTGGCATAGCTTCGAGAACCGCGCGCGCTTGCATGCGACCAACTTCAACGTTATCGAATGTAAGATAGAAAGCACGGTCGTCTTCGATCAGACGGTCATAAGCTACAACAGGGATACCCTCGTCGGAAGCTGCTTGAACTGCTGGGCCAACCGCTGAAGCGTCTTGAGCCAAGATGATCAACGCGTTTGCGCCTTGAGCGATCAAGTTTTCAATGTCCGAAAGCTGTTTTCCAGAAGAAGCTTGTGCGTCTGCGGAGATATAAGTCGCGCCAGCAGCTTCAAGAGCAGCTTTAATCGCAGCTTCGTCAGTTTTCCAACGTTCTTCTTGGAAATTAGACCAGCTCACACCAACAACAACGCCATCGGCCAGTGCTGTGGTGCCCATTGCTACAACCATAGCTGCAGCGGCAAATCCAGTAAGTTTTTTCATTAGATCCTCCCAAAAGATTTTTTTGTCCCCGCAAATCACTAGAATCGCGGTGATCGTTATAGTGTTAGCACTATTAAATTCAGAGGTCTAATTAAATACGCGACTTTCGAATAATTCTGGTTCATACTGCGGGCTGCACCGTTAAATTATCGGTGCTATATATCGCAGACTGCGGGAGCATTGCGCCCTCGAAATCTACATATTAACTGGGAGGGGCGAGTTCTTGGCAAAATCGGACAAAACTTCATCGGCAACAGACCAAAGAGAATCTGGCAGGTTGCAAGTCATTTCCGCCATTCGAAAGGCCGAAGAAATTGCCCGCATTGATATTGCCAAAATCACTGATTTCAGTCCCGCGACGGTCACGTCAATAACGAGCGAGCTGTTAAGTGCGGGCCTTATCGAAGAAGTTGCTGTCGATGAAGCCACGCGCGATACAAAACGGGGGCGCCCCCGGGTCGCCCTTAAAATCCGTGGCGCGGCCCATTGGGTCGCCGGCATCAAAGTCTCGAACAAAACGGCGACCGTGGCGCTCATGGATTTTGAAGGGCATACCTTTGCCGAGTTCGAGACTCCCCTGCCCAAAAGCCAGCTTTCCGGTGAGGATATGGTCGATTTTATCCTCCATTCCTTGGAAACAGCAACATCTGAGGCAGGAATTTCGATTTCTGACCTATCTGGGCTGGGTGTCGGGGTTGCGGGTATTATTGATGCGTTGCGGGGATTTGTTTACTGGTCGCCCTCCATGACCGAGCGCAATGTGGATTTGCGAGACATGTTGGAAAACGTCATCCCCTTGCCCGTGTTTATCGACAATGATGCCAACCTCGTGGCCAAAGCTGAACAACTTTTTGGAATGGGCAAATCCCACCGCGATTTCATCGTGGTCACCATTGAACATGGGGTTGGGATGGGGATCGTTATTGACGGCCAAATCTATCGCGGAACGCGTGGCTGCGGTGCGGAATTTGGCCACACAAAAGTGCACCTAAACGGAGCACTTTGCCGCTGTGGGCAACGCGGCTGCCTCGAAGCCTATGTGGCCGATTACGCCGTTTTGCGCGAGGCAAGCATCGTGGCATCCTCCATGGGTGACGAAACATCGGAAAAGAAACTCGAGGAGCTTTTCAATGCGGCAAAGGCCGGTGATCCCCTCGCCAAATCAATCTTCCAACGGGCGGGTACAATGTTTGCCATGGGCCTTG
This Falsihalocynthiibacter arcticus DNA region includes the following protein-coding sequences:
- a CDS encoding ROK family transcriptional regulator, with protein sequence MAKSDKTSSATDQRESGRLQVISAIRKAEEIARIDIAKITDFSPATVTSITSELLSAGLIEEVAVDEATRDTKRGRPRVALKIRGAAHWVAGIKVSNKTATVALMDFEGHTFAEFETPLPKSQLSGEDMVDFILHSLETATSEAGISISDLSGLGVGVAGIIDALRGFVYWSPSMTERNVDLRDMLENVIPLPVFIDNDANLVAKAEQLFGMGKSHRDFIVVTIEHGVGMGIVIDGQIYRGTRGCGAEFGHTKVHLNGALCRCGQRGCLEAYVADYAVLREASIVASSMGDETSEKKLEELFNAAKAGDPLAKSIFQRAGTMFAMGLANIVNIFDPELIILSGERMQFDYLYADEVLEVMKKSVVQIDAPLPQVKIHKWGDLMWAKGAAAYAMEGVTEHAIRKISQDAQS
- a CDS encoding isocitrate/isopropylmalate dehydrogenase family protein; the protein is MAHIPTISLIKGDGIGVDVAESAFAVMDAALLRCGAVAPKVQEIAAGAGYFAQTGLDIEPGGEEKAGEADAIFLGAIGLPSIRQEDGTEVSPHLRLRDRYQLYAGVRPIKAYPNAPQRLADPRAAGIDMIILRESTEGLFYSAAVHKRAEIIPNVEVRDIMRITRATTEKLHEFGFKLAEKRRARGKSGNLTCVDKANVFTSQAFFRQIFDETKVRYPDVNVSYNYVDAMALDLVRQPWNFDVMVMENMFGDILSDLAGGLVGGMGMASCGEIGETIGLFQPAHGSAPDIMGQDKANPLAAILSAGLMLDYIATKTQAENYEAAGALIDAAVDAGFAQNRLRPMEFGGDMGTIAVTEELIKIIGELPK
- a CDS encoding Gfo/Idh/MocA family protein, coding for MTKKLGIGIIGAGNISAAYLRLAPMFKGIEMRAVADLNMKAAQSRATEFGVRAETVEGLLASDDIDIVVNLTIPAAHFAVSKSILNAGKHVYSEKPFVLTLQEGAEIAALAAEKGLRVGSAPDTFMGSSHQHVRAMIDDGTLGKITSGTAFVMGHGMEHWHPNPDFFYQPGAGPVLDIGPYYVTNLVQLLGPVARVAALTSTPSSERLITSEPRNGETIPVGTPTTIHALLEFKSGAVISMVTSWDVWQHDHSNMELYGQEGTVHVPDPNFFGGDIRITKRADFVDLPSGWDHPFSVPNDGEHANYRAAGLSDMAIAISEGRPHRCSSELALHVVEVMTSILAAGEARSFVEMTTTCKRPAPIGPKEARALLS
- a CDS encoding sugar ABC transporter permease: MKDSAKKFVNNVGLDPRLLGMIGALVVLWVVFDLWTGGRFLTPRNLFNISVQTSSVAIMATGMVFVIVTRNIDLSVGSMLGFIGMTVAALQVHVLPEYLGLGNGSIWVIAVVAAVLMGLVIGGIQGWVVGYLTVPAFIVTLGGLLIFRGAMWWVTQGQTVAPLDPTFKLLGGGADGTLGEKLSWGFGLFASFVAVAMILMSRRRKSNHGFVVKPAWAEGTLIAIAVGLTLGFVWALNSYEIAGGARERVAEQRGLVLTDTLSLNHGVAIPVVILLLVTVGMTFISKRTRFGRYVYATGGNPEAAELSGINTRMLTVKVFALMGALTGLSAVVASARLGSVDVGLGTLDELRVIAAAVIGGTALAGGFGTIYGAVIGAAIMQTLQSGMASVGVDAPLQNMVVGFVLVLAVYVDIVYRRKVGV
- a CDS encoding ABC transporter ATP-binding protein, with product MTSVSIKNLDLNFGAVKVLKDLNLDIPEGEFLVLLGSSGCGKSTLLNCIAGLLDVSGGQIHINGENVTWAQPNERGIGMVFQSYALYPQMTVEGNLSFGLKNAKVPKAEIAKRVAHAAEVLQIEPLLKRKPAALSGGQRQRVAIGRALVRDVDVFLFDEPLSNLDAQLRADLRVEIKRLHHQLKNTMIYVTHDQVEAMTLADRIAIMKGGLIYQLDSPDVIYNKPCNKYVAEFIGSPSMNFFEGEITTDGAPMFVTAGHSIPISNYEFISKPAAGKGWMGIRPEHIVTGEAVDAADFALDTTVELVEPMGSDTIVWCEIMGVRIRLRMDGQSKVRDDDKIRIGFDAARLSLFEKTTENRI
- a CDS encoding putative quinol monooxygenase, whose amino-acid sequence is MFAVTVSFTVADEFVNDFAALIEHNAAASVRDEVACQHFDVCTDPSNTSLFFLYEVYDDAAGFDVHLASAHFKAFSQASAHMVVAKNITTFQKVTAAHA
- a CDS encoding ATP-binding cassette domain-containing protein codes for the protein MTDKTPLVEMKNISISFGGVKAVDDVSVDLYPGEVVGLLGHNGAGKSTLIKILSGAYHANSGEIWVEGKKATINNPRDARHYNIETIYQTLALADNLDAASNLFLGRELVTAFGTVDDDHMEAETRKIMSRLNPNFAKFDSPVSALSGGQRQSVAIARAVYFNARILIMDEPTAALGPQETKMVAELIQQLKSEGIGIFLISHDIHDVMQLCDRASVMQHGKLVGTVDVDSVTDEDLLGMIILGKHPHEKAEA
- a CDS encoding N-acyl homoserine lactonase family protein codes for the protein MSTKWNVFAIKYAERNTRTRADSFIFDDHPAAQHGMDYFVWLLTDGVRNILVDTGYDEAEGKRRDRPILRDPALALEALNVSAESIDTVIITHLHYDHAGGLDRYPNAQFHLQEIEMGFATGPCMCDPTLQMPYTAEHVCDMVRHVFSGRVVFHKGDGEVASGITVHRIGGHSRGLQAVRVETENGPLCLASDASHYYENYLDRKPFPIVVDVEDMVMGFDKITALAAGEKTRVIPGHDPLVRDYYPEVGTSGFVWRLDSGRV
- a CDS encoding Gfo/Idh/MocA family protein, with amino-acid sequence MTNLRVGVVGLGYFSQFHLDAWRDIPSTTLAGVFDLDSARTQEIAAKYGVSGARSAAELAGQDLDIVDLVAPPPAHKALVEQFAKSGRILICQKPFCTSYEEAKAVCEFAKSRDCTLIIHENFRFQPWHRAIKTALDTGLLGEIYQARFALRPGDGRGPDAYLSRQPAFQSMPRLLIHETGVHFVDLFQYFFGPISSIYADLVRLNPAIKGEDAGILIAHHENGTRAVFDGNRLMDHATDSPRRTMGEMEIEGEKGTLRLSGMGEISFRAFGENEAVNIAVTAPVDEARFGGGCVQALCEHIVEARAGRVPFENTAEDYLSVILATQAAYRSAETGQKQSL
- a CDS encoding sugar phosphate isomerase/epimerase family protein; translated protein: MTASFQLYSARNFTPWDDVFATISSLGYTGVEGYGALYVDTAKVRAAMDATGLSMPTAHVGIFDTEDNFEDVVATAKALGITSIFGPHIVEEDRPTDKAGWKAFAARLQAISNALAAHGISYGWHNHDFEFVACDDGSIPMETLLEAAPGLMWEADIAWIVRGGGDPIAWIEKYGDRITAVHVKDIAPVGENADEDGWADVGEGTMDWAGILAAVRSKTPAKHFVMEHDNPSDINRFATRSINNYKNL
- the xylF gene encoding D-xylose ABC transporter substrate-binding protein, coding for MKKLTGFAAAAMVVAMGTTALADGVVVGVSWSNFQEERWKTDEAAIKAALEAAGATYISADAQASSGKQLSDIENLIAQGANALIILAQDASAVGPAVQAASDEGIPVVAYDRLIEDDRAFYLTFDNVEVGRMQARAVLEAMPKGNYVMIKGSPTDPNADFLRGGQQEIIQAAVDAGDITIVGEAYTDGWVPANAQRNMEQILTANDNKVDAVIASNDGTAGGVVAALTAQGMQGIPVSGQDGDHAALNRVAMGTQTVSVWKDARELGKAAAEIAVALAEDNMAMIDGSADWTSPSGTTLKAKFLSPVPVTADNISVVLDAGWISKEALCAGSELAACN